Proteins found in one Sphingomonas sp. SORGH_AS_0879 genomic segment:
- a CDS encoding RNA polymerase sigma factor has translation MSDTGLEGQFLEARPLLRRLLEARLGSAEDAEDALQDLWLRIAGMDGAHVEQPVPFFCRMATNLATDRRIAAARRSARDGAWEEVQPRSDEYADPERIVAGRRALEQAHARIAHMPDRMRQAFTLFRFEEQPQRVIAERMGISVSAVEKLLRRAYRFLQENHEGEGADRGLPHRPDHERSADG, from the coding sequence TTGAGCGATACGGGTCTGGAGGGCCAGTTCTTGGAGGCGCGGCCGCTGCTGCGTCGCCTGTTGGAGGCCCGGCTCGGTTCGGCGGAGGATGCCGAGGACGCGCTTCAGGATCTGTGGCTGCGCATCGCCGGGATGGACGGCGCGCATGTCGAGCAGCCGGTACCCTTTTTCTGCCGCATGGCGACCAATCTGGCGACCGACCGCCGGATCGCCGCCGCCCGGCGCAGCGCGCGTGACGGGGCATGGGAAGAGGTGCAGCCCAGGTCGGATGAATATGCCGATCCCGAACGCATCGTCGCGGGCCGCCGCGCGCTGGAACAGGCCCATGCCCGGATCGCGCATATGCCCGACCGGATGCGCCAGGCCTTCACCCTGTTCCGCTTCGAGGAGCAACCGCAAAGGGTGATCGCCGAGCGCATGGGGATCAGCGTCAGCGCGGTCGAGAAGCTGTTGCGGCGCGCCTATCGGTTTTTGCAGGAAAATCACGAAGGGGAGGGTGCGGATAGGGGGCTACCGCATCGTCCTGATCATGAAAGGAGCGCGGACGGGTGA
- a CDS encoding organic hydroperoxide resistance protein, with product MTIDVKYQTQASATGGRDGHARTQDGTLDVKLSTPKELGGAGGDGTNPEQLFAAGYSACFIGALKVAGQQLKVKVPDDVSVSAKVGIGPRAAGGFGITADLTVDLPGVDRAEAEKLVEAAHQICPYSNATRGNVDVGLTLA from the coding sequence GTGACGATCGACGTGAAGTACCAGACCCAGGCCAGCGCGACCGGCGGTCGCGACGGGCATGCCCGGACTCAGGACGGCACGCTCGACGTCAAGCTGTCGACGCCCAAGGAACTGGGCGGCGCGGGCGGCGACGGCACCAATCCGGAACAGCTGTTCGCGGCGGGCTATTCGGCTTGCTTCATCGGCGCGCTGAAGGTGGCCGGGCAGCAATTGAAGGTGAAGGTGCCGGACGACGTTTCGGTTTCCGCCAAGGTCGGCATCGGTCCGCGTGCGGCGGGCGGTTTTGGTATCACGGCCGACCTGACCGTTGACCTGCCCGGCGTCGATCGCGCCGAGGCGGAGAAGCTGGTCGAGGCGGCGCACCAGATCTGCCCCTATTCCAACGCTACGCGCGGCAATGTGGATGTCGGCCTGACGCTGGCCTGA
- a CDS encoding tryptophan halogenase family protein produces MSQTPPDAIRSVLIVGGGTAGWMTAAALAHAMPHGLTITLVESDAIGTVGVGEATIPPIRLFNQTLGIDEAEFLRETKGSFKLGIEFVGWGREGHRYFHPFGTHGKSFDLVAVHQHWLAAGGPDSGVAFDDLSMAWGAGKRGRFAAPMADPRSVASTFDYAYHFDAGLYARFLRRYAEARGVVRVEGTIAGHALDAARGHVASVTLDDGRMLEADLFVDCSGFRGLLIEEALDTGYEDWTHWLPCDRAVAAPCVTGGDGLTPHTRSTAREAGWQWRIPLQHRTGNGYVYCSRHISDDEAAATLMANLDGEALGDPRPLRFTTGRRKRLWNRNVVAIGLSSGFMEPLESTSIHLIQAGIAKLLAYFPTRAFEPQAIEEYNRVAITEYERIRDFIILHYKLTERRDSALWRECAAMPIPDTLAMKIAHFRSAGRLVARDMDLFGPASWAAVHIGQFNTPEGLDPLLAYGDPARSRAFVGKLAEAIRQMAESMPSHADWLKKIGATA; encoded by the coding sequence ATGAGCCAAACTCCCCCCGATGCGATCCGATCGGTCCTGATCGTTGGCGGCGGCACGGCGGGCTGGATGACGGCGGCGGCGCTCGCCCATGCCATGCCGCACGGACTGACCATCACCTTGGTCGAGTCGGACGCGATCGGCACGGTCGGCGTCGGGGAAGCGACCATCCCGCCGATCCGCCTGTTCAACCAGACGCTGGGCATCGACGAGGCGGAGTTCCTGCGCGAGACCAAGGGCAGCTTCAAGCTGGGCATCGAATTCGTCGGCTGGGGCCGCGAAGGGCATCGCTATTTCCATCCCTTCGGCACGCACGGAAAATCCTTCGATCTGGTCGCGGTGCATCAACATTGGCTGGCGGCGGGTGGCCCCGACAGCGGCGTGGCGTTCGATGACCTGTCCATGGCCTGGGGCGCAGGCAAACGCGGCCGGTTCGCCGCCCCCATGGCCGATCCGCGCAGCGTCGCCTCCACCTTCGACTATGCCTATCATTTCGACGCGGGGCTCTATGCCCGGTTCCTCCGCCGCTATGCCGAGGCGCGCGGGGTGGTGCGGGTGGAGGGGACGATCGCGGGCCATGCCCTGGACGCGGCGCGCGGCCATGTCGCTTCGGTCACGCTGGACGATGGCCGGATGCTGGAGGCGGACCTGTTCGTCGATTGCTCGGGCTTTCGCGGCCTGCTGATCGAGGAGGCGTTGGACACCGGTTATGAGGACTGGACGCATTGGCTGCCCTGCGACCGGGCCGTCGCCGCACCCTGCGTCACCGGCGGCGATGGCCTGACGCCCCATACCCGCTCGACCGCGCGCGAAGCCGGGTGGCAATGGCGCATCCCGCTCCAGCACCGGACCGGTAACGGCTATGTCTATTGCAGCCGCCATATCTCGGACGACGAAGCCGCCGCGACGCTGATGGCCAATCTGGATGGAGAGGCTTTGGGCGACCCCCGGCCGCTCCGCTTCACCACCGGGCGGCGCAAACGTCTGTGGAACCGCAACGTCGTCGCCATCGGCCTGTCGAGCGGCTTCATGGAGCCGCTGGAATCGACCAGCATCCACCTGATCCAGGCGGGCATCGCCAAGCTGCTCGCCTATTTCCCGACCCGCGCCTTCGAGCCGCAGGCGATCGAGGAGTATAACCGCGTCGCGATCACCGAATATGAGCGGATTCGCGACTTCATCATCCTGCACTACAAGCTGACCGAGCGACGGGACTCGGCGCTGTGGCGCGAATGCGCGGCGATGCCGATCCCCGACACGCTGGCGATGAAGATCGCGCATTTCCGTTCCGCCGGGCGGCTGGTCGCGCGCGACATGGACCTGTTCGGCCCGGCGAGCTGGGCGGCCGTGCATATCGGGCAATTCAACACGCCCGAGGGGCTGGACCCGCTGTTGGCTTACGGCGACCCCGCGCGGAGCCGCGCGTTTGTCGGCAAGCTGGCGGAGGCGATCAGACAGATGGCGGAGTCGATGCCCAGCCATGCGGATTGGCTGAAGAAGATCGGGGCGACCGCTTAA
- a CDS encoding LacI family DNA-binding transcriptional regulator produces the protein MTHPAPPARTLKDIARLAGVSPGTVSRALAGKSVVNAETRQRIEALAAEHGFQINQMARRLRAQRTGVIGVAIPLGHERRQRLSDPFFMTLLGHLADELAARDHDVMLSRIIPDDEGWLSRITRSGMVDGVLLIGQSDQLAVIEQVAETYLPLVVWGSTMPGQHHCAVGVDNRLGGRLAGEHLIATGRRHIAFMGEIRTLELAERHAGLCDALRAADLPPPHQLDVALAPELMPDQIADNLSCLRERGEGIDGIVAASDMIALATVAKLTSCGVAVPGDVAVTGFDDLPLAERAIPRLTTIRQDLEAGASAMVEALFARLEGQAAPGLEMPPRLIVRDSA, from the coding sequence ATGACCCATCCGGCCCCGCCCGCCCGAACATTGAAGGATATCGCCCGGCTCGCGGGCGTGTCGCCCGGTACCGTCAGCCGTGCGCTGGCCGGCAAGAGCGTCGTCAACGCCGAGACGCGCCAGCGGATCGAGGCGCTGGCCGCCGAACATGGTTTCCAGATCAACCAGATGGCCCGCCGCCTGCGCGCGCAGCGGACCGGCGTGATCGGCGTCGCCATCCCGCTTGGCCATGAGCGGCGGCAGCGTCTGTCCGATCCCTTTTTCATGACCCTGCTCGGCCATCTCGCCGACGAACTGGCGGCGCGCGACCATGACGTGATGCTGTCGCGGATCATCCCGGATGACGAAGGGTGGCTGTCCCGGATCACCCGGTCGGGCATGGTCGACGGCGTGCTGCTGATCGGACAGTCGGACCAGTTGGCGGTCATCGAGCAGGTGGCCGAAACCTATCTCCCGCTCGTCGTCTGGGGCAGCACCATGCCCGGCCAGCATCACTGCGCGGTCGGTGTCGACAACCGGCTCGGTGGACGGCTGGCGGGCGAGCATCTGATCGCGACCGGGCGGCGGCACATCGCCTTCATGGGCGAAATCCGCACGCTGGAACTGGCTGAGCGTCATGCTGGGCTGTGCGATGCGCTTCGGGCGGCGGACCTGCCTCCGCCGCACCAGCTGGACGTCGCGCTCGCGCCCGAGCTGATGCCGGATCAGATCGCCGACAATCTGTCGTGCCTGCGGGAGCGGGGGGAGGGGATCGACGGCATCGTCGCGGCGTCGGACATGATCGCGCTGGCGACGGTCGCGAAACTGACGTCATGCGGTGTGGCGGTGCCGGGCGATGTCGCGGTCACCGGCTTCGACGATCTGCCGCTCGCCGAACGGGCAATCCCGCGCCTGACCACGATCCGCCAGGATCTGGAGGCGGGGGCCAGCGCGATGGTCGAGGCGCTCTTCGCCCGACTGGAGGGACAGGCGGCCCCGGGGCTGGAAATGCCGCCGCGCCTGATCGTCCGCGATTCCGCCTGA
- the yghU gene encoding glutathione-dependent disulfide-bond oxidoreductase gives MSDDAYTPPAIWTWDKESGGRFASINRPVAGATHDKPLPVGRHPLQLYSMGTPNGVKVTILLEELLAAGHADAEYDAWLIRIGEGDQFGSGFVEINPNSKIPALVDRRGGEPLPIFESGAILMHLAESFGAFLPTEPAARARVLSWLFWQMGSAPFLGGGFGHFYAYAPVKIEYAINRYAMEAKRQLDVLNRQLEHNAYVAGDAYSIADMAIWPWYGQVVLGDLYDAAEFLQVQEYTHVLRWAQELAARPAVKRGRMVNRTFGDPAQQLPERHEASDFDLRTADKLA, from the coding sequence ATGAGTGACGACGCCTATACCCCGCCCGCCATCTGGACCTGGGACAAGGAAAGCGGCGGCCGCTTCGCCTCGATCAACCGGCCGGTCGCGGGCGCGACACACGACAAGCCGCTGCCGGTCGGTCGCCATCCGCTCCAGCTTTATTCGATGGGCACGCCCAACGGCGTGAAGGTCACGATCCTGCTGGAGGAACTGCTCGCCGCCGGACATGCCGACGCGGAGTATGACGCCTGGCTGATCCGTATCGGCGAGGGCGACCAGTTCGGCAGCGGCTTCGTCGAGATCAATCCCAATTCGAAGATCCCCGCGCTGGTCGACCGTCGCGGCGGCGAACCCCTGCCCATCTTCGAATCCGGTGCGATCCTGATGCACCTGGCGGAGAGCTTCGGCGCCTTCCTGCCGACCGAGCCCGCCGCGCGGGCGCGGGTCCTGTCGTGGCTGTTCTGGCAGATGGGCAGCGCGCCGTTCCTGGGCGGCGGCTTCGGGCATTTCTACGCCTATGCGCCGGTGAAGATCGAATATGCGATCAACCGCTATGCCATGGAGGCCAAGCGCCAGCTCGACGTGCTGAACCGCCAGCTTGAGCATAACGCCTATGTCGCGGGCGACGCATACAGCATCGCCGACATGGCGATCTGGCCCTGGTATGGGCAGGTCGTGCTGGGCGATCTCTATGACGCCGCCGAATTCCTTCAGGTGCAGGAATACACCCATGTCCTGCGCTGGGCCCAGGAACTGGCGGCGCGCCCGGCGGTGAAGCGCGGGCGGATGGTCAACCGCACTTTCGGCGATCCCGCCCAGCAATTGCCCGAGCGGCACGAAGCCAGCGACTTCGACCTGCGCACGGCAGACAAGCTCGCCTGA
- a CDS encoding TonB-dependent receptor domain-containing protein — MAALAMALASAPGFAQANDPQATSSTAQPVPTGSDRVAQAGDIPDAGASSEDIVVTATSGERSRFRSSISVSQVSQEAIQNFTPRSTAEILRNIPGLQPSDTAGPGGNANIGVRGIPVSTGGSEYVSLQEDGLPDVLFGDINFGNNDYWLRFDQNIKTVEAVRGGSASTFASQAPGAVINFISKTGETKGGQIAYSNGLGFREHRVDFDYGGPIDDSTRFHIGGYARNGGGYTNENFNILRGYQIKANITKDLPDNRGFVRLYFKRLDEQAPTNTTTPTLATLDGDRVTGFTPLPGFDGRSGSSYTVYNRNFQYLDYDNGGVKSAEVQGIHPRVTGISGQIHYNFNDNISLDDTIRYQWISGNFTTQFINVQMLTGTGGLIGSTVNGQTVGSVRYAAGPKLGQLFTGPYVNNNPNINVFMKNMHNFANNLTLNGKFDVGPGKARLTAGLFVMRQNIVQDWHVNRQYSELNGENAAPLDLFSTTGTQLTAAGQAGFNDNWGSCCARRVDLTYTDVAPFLQAGYEVGGLNLDASVRYDSVHGEGTAQGGVAGPTTRVADALGSALIPSLVLSPTVEKVNYTDGYFSWSVGALYAFNKNTSVFARASRGGRFNADRRVLSGNFNADGSLNAQGQATSVNYLNQQEIGLKQRGGLFGASYSVEVTGFHSTLTENNYDFTRINNPAPNNNPNISNGYRSYGIEFTSRVTYGDFHLAVDATYANSKITSSATSALVGKKPGGLPDFLFVVSPSYDAGPVAFGVSMNGQTSTKSDDFNLYTVKGSTFFNGFVTVRPMERLELGLNANNIFDKLGFRGGGGIFPILSPTQGVFNNTALYGRTVTASVRYRF, encoded by the coding sequence ATGGCTGCTCTGGCGATGGCGTTGGCCAGCGCGCCGGGCTTCGCCCAGGCGAATGACCCCCAGGCGACCAGCTCGACGGCGCAGCCCGTTCCGACCGGCTCCGACCGCGTGGCGCAGGCGGGCGATATTCCCGATGCGGGCGCGTCGAGCGAGGACATCGTCGTCACTGCGACCAGCGGCGAGCGCTCGCGCTTCCGCAGCTCGATATCGGTCTCGCAGGTCAGCCAGGAAGCGATCCAGAATTTCACGCCGCGTTCGACCGCGGAAATCCTGCGCAACATCCCCGGCCTTCAGCCGAGCGATACGGCGGGCCCCGGCGGTAACGCCAATATCGGCGTTCGCGGTATCCCCGTCTCGACCGGCGGTTCGGAATATGTGTCGTTGCAGGAAGACGGCCTGCCCGACGTGCTGTTCGGTGACATCAACTTCGGCAACAACGACTATTGGCTGCGCTTCGACCAGAATATCAAGACGGTCGAGGCGGTGCGCGGCGGTTCGGCCTCGACCTTCGCCAGCCAGGCGCCGGGCGCGGTCATCAACTTCATCAGCAAGACCGGCGAGACCAAGGGCGGCCAGATCGCCTATTCGAACGGCCTGGGCTTCCGCGAGCATCGCGTCGACTTCGACTATGGCGGGCCGATCGACGACAGCACGCGCTTCCATATCGGCGGCTATGCGCGCAACGGCGGCGGCTACACCAACGAGAACTTCAACATCCTTCGCGGCTATCAGATCAAGGCGAACATCACCAAGGATCTGCCCGACAATCGCGGCTTCGTGCGGCTGTACTTCAAGCGGCTGGACGAGCAGGCGCCGACCAACACCACCACGCCGACGCTGGCCACGCTGGACGGCGACCGGGTGACCGGCTTCACCCCGCTACCGGGTTTCGACGGCCGCAGCGGTTCGTCCTACACGGTCTATAACCGCAACTTCCAGTATCTCGATTACGACAATGGCGGCGTGAAATCGGCGGAGGTGCAGGGCATCCATCCGCGCGTGACCGGGATCAGCGGCCAGATTCACTATAACTTCAATGACAATATCTCGTTGGACGACACGATCCGCTACCAGTGGATCAGCGGCAACTTCACCACCCAGTTCATCAACGTCCAGATGCTGACCGGCACCGGTGGCCTGATCGGCTCGACGGTCAACGGCCAGACGGTGGGTTCGGTCCGCTATGCGGCGGGGCCGAAGCTGGGCCAGTTGTTCACCGGCCCCTATGTGAACAACAACCCGAACATCAACGTGTTCATGAAGAACATGCATAATTTCGCCAACAACCTGACGCTGAACGGCAAGTTCGACGTTGGCCCGGGCAAGGCGCGACTGACCGCCGGTCTGTTCGTCATGCGGCAGAACATCGTCCAGGACTGGCACGTCAACCGCCAGTATAGCGAGCTGAACGGCGAGAATGCCGCGCCGCTCGACCTGTTCTCGACCACGGGGACGCAGTTGACGGCGGCGGGCCAGGCAGGGTTCAACGACAATTGGGGCAGCTGCTGCGCCCGCCGCGTCGACCTGACCTATACCGATGTCGCGCCCTTCCTTCAGGCAGGTTACGAAGTCGGCGGCCTGAACCTCGACGCCTCGGTCCGCTACGACAGCGTCCATGGCGAGGGCACCGCGCAGGGCGGCGTCGCTGGCCCGACGACCCGCGTGGCCGATGCGCTGGGTTCGGCGCTGATCCCCTCGCTGGTGCTCAGCCCGACGGTGGAGAAGGTCAATTACACCGATGGCTATTTCAGCTGGTCGGTGGGTGCGCTCTACGCCTTCAACAAGAACACCAGCGTCTTCGCCCGCGCCAGCCGGGGCGGTCGCTTCAACGCCGACCGCCGCGTCCTGTCGGGCAACTTCAACGCGGACGGCTCGCTCAATGCGCAGGGACAGGCGACCTCGGTCAACTATCTCAACCAGCAGGAAATCGGCCTGAAGCAGCGCGGCGGCCTGTTCGGCGCGTCCTATTCGGTCGAAGTCACCGGCTTCCACTCGACGCTGACTGAGAACAACTACGACTTCACCCGGATCAACAACCCGGCGCCGAACAACAATCCGAACATCTCGAACGGCTATCGCTCCTACGGTATCGAGTTCACCAGCCGCGTGACCTATGGCGACTTCCATCTGGCGGTCGATGCGACCTATGCCAATTCGAAGATCACCAGCAGCGCGACCTCGGCGCTGGTCGGCAAAAAGCCCGGCGGTCTGCCCGACTTCCTGTTCGTGGTGTCGCCGTCCTATGATGCGGGTCCCGTCGCCTTCGGCGTCAGCATGAACGGCCAGACCAGCACCAAGTCGGACGACTTCAACCTCTACACCGTCAAGGGCTCGACCTTCTTCAACGGCTTCGTGACGGTGCGGCCGATGGAGCGGCTGGAGCTGGGCCTGAACGCCAACAACATCTTCGACAAGCTGGGCTTCCGTGGCGGCGGCGGCATCTTCCCGATCCTGTCGCCGACGCAAGGGGTGTTCAACAATACCGCGCTATATGGGCGCACGGTAACGGCCTCGGTTCGCTATCGTTTCTAA
- a CDS encoding glycosyltransferase family 2 protein, with amino-acid sequence MLLDAEGAAWRNARAWADAGKTEQAAAYVAPCWTVVVPFFNEEAELAATLESLARQKVRFRLVLVDNGSLDASARVAAESCERLGLDHVLLHQGVPGKINALRLGLDHVHTRFVATCDADTLYPETYLAEAQALLEQPGCVVAGAYFIAPGDGEAERRRESATIRLAARLLPRQCHAGGAGQAFCTKALKAAGGFDPRRWNYVLEDHEVIHRVLRHGTMRYADGFWCVPSDRERDRESIRWTLAERLLYSVTAPFAGDWFFYTFLARRLTARRLTTERMREKAYQDLAGVVGEPAYSVR; translated from the coding sequence ATGCTGCTCGATGCGGAAGGCGCGGCTTGGCGCAATGCCAGGGCCTGGGCCGATGCCGGCAAGACGGAACAGGCGGCGGCCTATGTCGCGCCATGTTGGACGGTGGTCGTGCCCTTCTTCAACGAAGAGGCCGAACTGGCGGCGACGCTGGAAAGCCTGGCGCGGCAGAAGGTGCGTTTCCGGCTGGTGCTGGTCGATAACGGGTCGCTCGACGCCAGCGCGCGGGTCGCGGCGGAAAGCTGCGAGCGGCTGGGGCTGGACCATGTCCTGTTGCATCAGGGAGTGCCTGGCAAGATCAACGCGTTGCGGCTGGGCCTCGACCATGTCCATACGCGCTTCGTCGCCACCTGCGATGCCGATACCCTTTATCCGGAGACCTATCTGGCCGAGGCGCAGGCGCTGCTGGAGCAGCCGGGCTGCGTCGTGGCGGGGGCCTATTTCATCGCACCCGGCGACGGCGAGGCGGAGCGGCGGCGCGAGTCCGCGACCATCCGTCTGGCCGCGCGGCTGCTGCCGCGGCAATGCCATGCGGGCGGCGCGGGACAGGCTTTCTGCACCAAGGCGCTGAAGGCGGCGGGCGGGTTCGATCCGCGCCGTTGGAACTATGTGCTGGAGGATCATGAGGTGATCCACCGCGTCCTTCGCCATGGCACGATGCGCTATGCCGACGGTTTCTGGTGCGTGCCGTCGGATCGCGAGCGCGACCGGGAGTCGATCCGCTGGACGCTGGCCGAGCGCTTGCTCTACAGCGTGACCGCGCCGTTCGCGGGGGACTGGTTCTTCTACACATTCCTTGCGCGGCGGCTGACGGCCCGGCGTCTGACCACCGAGCGGATGCGCGAAAAGGCCTATCAGGATCTGGCAGGAGTGGTGGGTGAACCGGCTTATTCTGTGCGCTGA
- a CDS encoding MarR family winged helix-turn-helix transcriptional regulator: protein MSAPWPLDDQLCFALYAANMAVQRTYKPMLDQLGLTYPQYLALHVLWEEDGRTIGAIAQRLGLESSTVTPLIKRLEASGQVMRERDPRDERQVRVRLTPAGCALRDQCGCLGEEIIARSGMAVDDLTALRGEVRALRLALERREGQGA, encoded by the coding sequence ATGTCGGCGCCTTGGCCGCTGGACGATCAACTATGCTTCGCCTTGTATGCGGCCAATATGGCGGTCCAGCGCACGTACAAGCCGATGCTCGACCAACTTGGCCTGACCTATCCGCAATATCTGGCGCTCCACGTCCTGTGGGAAGAGGATGGCCGGACGATCGGCGCGATCGCGCAGCGGCTGGGACTGGAGTCGAGCACCGTCACGCCGCTGATCAAGCGGCTGGAGGCGAGCGGTCAGGTGATGCGCGAGCGCGATCCGCGGGACGAGCGGCAGGTGCGCGTCCGGCTGACCCCGGCGGGCTGTGCATTGCGCGACCAGTGCGGGTGTTTGGGCGAGGAGATCATCGCCCGGTCGGGCATGGCGGTCGATGACCTCACCGCGCTTCGCGGCGAGGTCCGCGCGCTGCGTCTGGCGCTGGAGCGGCGCGAGGGGCAGGGGGCGTAG
- a CDS encoding ChbG/HpnK family deacetylase: MNRLILCADDFAFSTEDSLVIAELLHAGKLNATSCMTLRPNWAEDSAMLRDVPATVQIGLHLTLTEEAPIHPNGFTQDGVMPGIDPLTRLAVRGRLDPAEIARELEAQFDRFEAAMGRPPAFVDGHQHSHALPVIRPIVLEITRRRAPDAWLRTCEDRVAGLLGRPWRGKAIGSAFHSRGFAAAAEAVGLRCNRGFAGHYGFDGCFAQALPRFLDRAGAYHLVMCHPGAGTRAGDAIAAARRDEADVLRNISVSDMAASRGLAFAA; encoded by the coding sequence GTGAACCGGCTTATTCTGTGCGCTGACGATTTCGCCTTTTCCACCGAAGACAGTCTGGTCATCGCCGAGCTTCTCCATGCTGGAAAGCTGAACGCCACGAGTTGCATGACGCTTCGCCCCAATTGGGCGGAGGACAGCGCGATGTTGCGCGACGTGCCTGCGACCGTGCAGATCGGGCTCCACCTGACACTGACCGAGGAAGCGCCGATCCATCCCAATGGCTTTACGCAAGATGGGGTGATGCCGGGAATCGATCCGCTGACCCGGCTGGCGGTGCGGGGACGGCTGGACCCTGCCGAGATCGCACGCGAGTTGGAGGCGCAGTTCGACCGGTTCGAGGCGGCGATGGGCCGCCCGCCCGCCTTTGTCGACGGGCACCAGCATTCGCACGCGCTGCCCGTCATCCGCCCGATCGTGCTGGAGATCACCCGCCGTCGCGCACCGGATGCATGGCTTCGCACCTGTGAGGACCGGGTCGCCGGGCTGCTCGGGCGGCCATGGCGTGGCAAGGCGATCGGTAGTGCCTTTCACTCGCGCGGATTCGCGGCGGCGGCGGAGGCGGTGGGCCTACGCTGCAATCGCGGCTTTGCGGGCCATTACGGGTTTGACGGTTGCTTCGCGCAGGCTCTGCCGCGTTTTCTGGACCGGGCGGGGGCCTATCATCTGGTGATGTGCCATCCGGGCGCGGGAACGCGCGCGGGCGACGCCATCGCGGCGGCGCGGCGGGACGAGGCGGACGTCTTGCGCAATATTTCGGTTTCCGACATGGCGGCGTCACGCGGGCTGGCCTTCGCCGCCTGA
- a CDS encoding glycosyltransferase family 39 protein, whose protein sequence is MTDLTSPRFNASRFATPRVLNRPIGVAIVLLVFAVLVRARDYGNPVAHVDEQYYLLVGDRLLHGARLYIDLWDRKPPGLFLLFAGFRLLPGDGFLAYQLVATLCAATTGWLIWLAARRMALAPPAGLAAGAAYILWLPLLSGGSGQSPVFYNLAMTAAAMLTLELPRLAERRASGMILLSGVGACLLAGVAIQIKYTPLVEGAIFGLAHLWYLWRARAKPATVVAAALLWMVLGLLPTALIVLQYWLKGTAAFDGFWFANFTSITLRRGYPAAKIAGRLAGIGGQLLPLIACAVVAWRKGPQCPAMTLTRIWLAFALIAFAMIGAFFDHYALPLLAPLALAAAPAFAMGRKALVPVFVIGAGLFVFHAATNDPGEGDGIRRMASVMAAVDGGECPYVFAGDSSLYHLSGGCVPTPYAFPSSLAYEAERGAIGVDERAEVARILARRPPAIVTLDDPFSPWNAATQRLMTQALASDYRPVMAVPREGRHELLYVRRDRLVSLPK, encoded by the coding sequence ATGACGGACCTGACGTCGCCCCGATTTAACGCCAGCCGCTTTGCCACGCCCCGCGTTCTCAACAGGCCGATCGGCGTGGCGATCGTACTGCTGGTCTTCGCCGTGCTGGTCCGGGCGCGCGATTATGGAAATCCCGTCGCGCATGTCGATGAGCAATATTATCTGCTGGTCGGCGACCGGCTGTTGCACGGTGCGCGGCTCTATATCGATCTGTGGGATCGCAAGCCGCCCGGCCTGTTCCTGCTCTTCGCCGGGTTCCGCCTGCTGCCCGGCGACGGCTTTCTGGCCTATCAACTGGTCGCCACGCTATGCGCGGCTACGACGGGCTGGCTGATCTGGCTGGCGGCGCGGCGGATGGCGCTGGCCCCGCCCGCCGGGCTGGCGGCGGGGGCGGCCTATATCCTCTGGCTGCCGCTGCTCAGCGGCGGGAGCGGCCAGTCGCCGGTCTTCTATAATCTGGCGATGACGGCGGCGGCAATGCTGACGCTGGAACTGCCCCGCCTGGCCGAGCGGCGCGCGAGCGGCATGATCCTACTCAGCGGCGTGGGGGCGTGCCTGCTGGCGGGCGTGGCGATCCAGATCAAATACACCCCGCTGGTCGAGGGCGCGATCTTCGGCCTCGCGCATCTCTGGTATCTGTGGCGGGCGCGGGCGAAGCCGGCGACGGTCGTGGCGGCGGCGTTGCTCTGGATGGTGCTGGGGCTGTTGCCGACCGCGCTGATCGTCCTGCAATATTGGCTGAAGGGCACAGCGGCGTTCGATGGCTTCTGGTTCGCCAACTTCACCTCGATCACGCTGCGTCGCGGCTATCCGGCGGCGAAGATCGCGGGGCGGCTGGCGGGGATCGGCGGACAGTTGCTGCCGCTGATCGCGTGCGCGGTCGTCGCCTGGCGCAAGGGACCGCAGTGCCCCGCCATGACGCTGACCCGCATCTGGCTGGCCTTCGCTCTCATCGCCTTCGCGATGATCGGGGCCTTTTTCGACCATTACGCCCTGCCGCTGCTCGCCCCGCTGGCGCTCGCCGCCGCACCCGCCTTCGCCATGGGGCGCAAGGCCCTTGTGCCCGTCTTCGTCATCGGCGCCGGGCTGTTCGTCTTCCACGCCGCCACCAACGACCCCGGCGAGGGCGATGGCATCCGCCGCATGGCCAGCGTCATGGCGGCGGTCGATGGCGGCGAATGTCCCTATGTCTTCGCCGGAGATTCCAGCCTCTATCATCTGTCGGGCGGATGCGTGCCGACCCCTTATGCCTTTCCCTCCTCGCTCGCCTATGAAGCCGAGCGGGGCGCGATCGGGGTGGACGAAAGGGCGGAGGTCGCGCGCATCCTCGCCCGCCGTCCGCCCGCCATCGTGACGCTGGACGACCCCTTTTCCCCCTGGAACGCGGCGACGCAAAGGCTGATGACGCAAGCACTGGCGAGCGACTATCGCCCGGTCATGGCGGTCCCGCGCGAGGGGCGACACGAACTGCTTTACGTCCGTCGCGACCGGCTCGTTTCCCTTCCGAAATAA